A genome region from Cutaneotrichosporon cavernicola HIS019 DNA, chromosome: 5 includes the following:
- the YHB1 gene encoding uncharacterized protein (Oxidoreductase FAD-binding domain) — protein MRFALRRMTRPIAQVARPRLYSRGFASAPFQIPADVRPLTDADKAAVAATAPILAEHGVTITKEMYKVMLANNPDLKNIFSIPAQNSGDQPKALAGSVHAYAANIHDLSPLVPTVIRIAEKHAALGVKPEHYAVVAENLMGAISRVLGDAFTPQLQDAWYQAYWQLAKIFIDTEADLYAKAAWDGWKDFKITGHMDETYQIASLEFVPTDPSMLPLKPYKPGQFITIRVMIPELGFYQCRHYSLSDSPAEDRYRVTIKREDLDGGSVPDGLVSTHLHKLPIGATIQCAFPTGSFHLPNPLPEHVVFLSGGVGITPNMSMFNTLIEDGAKTKISWIQAVQTKNHHVFKRHVDRIVAMAGGRIKSEAFYSEGPAEGPNTHEGFIDVAGLDAETLALQDPKAQYYVCGPDVFMTTMVSALKARGVDAANIHYEAFRAGEVE, from the exons ATGCGTTTCGCTCTCCGCCGTATGACGCGCCCAATCGCGCAGGTCGCCCGCCCCCGCCTGTACTCTAG GGGATTCGCATCGGCTCCCTTCCAGATTCCTGCCGATGTCCGCCCTCTCACGgacgccgacaaggccgcTGTTGCCGCGACCGCCCCCATCCTTGCCGAGCATGGTGTGACCATCACCAAGGAAATGTACAAG GTCATGCTCGCTAACAACCCCGACCTCAAGAACATTTTCTCGATCCCCGCCCAGAACAGTGGCGATCAGCCCAAGGCCCTGGCCGGATCGGTGCACGCGTACGCTGCCAACATCCACGACCTTAGCCCTCTTGTCCCGACCGTCATCCGCATTGCTGAGAAGCACGCCGCTCTTGGCGTCAAGCCCGAGCACTATGCGGTCGTTGCCGAGAACCTCATGGGCGCGAtctcgcgcgtcctcggAGATGCCTTTACCCCTCAGCTCCAGGATGCTTGGTACCAGGCGTACTGGCAGCTTGCCAAGATCTTCATcgacaccgaggccgacctcTACGCCAAGGCTGCCTGGGACGGGTGGAAGGACTTCAAGATCACCGGTCACATGGACGAGACTTACCAGATTGCCTCACTCGAGTTTGTCCCCACCGACCCTTCGATGCTCCCTCTCAAGCCCTACAAGCCCGGCCAGTTCATCACCATCCGCGTCATGATTCCCGAGCTCGGCTTCTACCAGTGCCGCCACTACTCGCTGTCCGACTCGCCCGCGGAGGACCGCTACCGCGTCACGAtcaagcgcgaggaccTTGACGGCGGCTCGGTTCCCGATGGTCTCGTCTCGACCCACCTCCACAAGCTCCCCATCGGCGCGACGATCCAGTGCGCGTTCCCCACGGGCTCGTTCCACCTTCCCAACCCTCTGCCCGAGCacgtcgtcttcctctccgGTGGTGTCGGCATCACCCCCAACATGTCCATGTTCAACACCTTGATCGAGGACGGTGCCAAAACCAAGATCTCGTGGATCCAGGCCGTCCAGACCAAGAACCACCACGTCTTCAAGCGTCACGTTGACAGGATCGTCGCTATGGCGGGTGGCCGCATCAAGTCGGAGGCCTTCTACTCGGAAGGCCCTGCTGAGGGTCCCAACACGCACGAGGGCTTCATCGACGTTGCTGGACTTGACGCTGAGACCCTGGCCCTCCAGGACCCCAAGGCCCAGTACTACGTCTGCGGCCCCGACGTGTTCATGACCACGATGGTCAGCGCTCTCAAGGCTcgtggcgtcgacgcggccaACATCCACTACGAGGCCTTCCGCGcaggcgaggtcgagtaA
- a CDS encoding uncharacterized protein (Fumarylacetoacetate (FAA) hydrolase family), translated as MASYARLVRFVPKSGGAPLIGEPVDSAVDVGLASFEGKPIEVNVFSGSSVINPGEKTGKTATVERLLSPLAQAEVGTIRCIGLNYRSHAEEVNMPVPSVPTVFMKPAQALADPYPAPTVIPRVFVKDDAADYESELVLVIGKDAKDVPEADALDYLAGYTACNDVSSRVQQFATTQWTFSKSFDGACPIGPAFVSKDAVKDFGKLAIKGIHNGNVVQESTMDDLIFSVPKIISFLSQGSTLPAGTIIITGTPAGVGWGKNPKSLLRDGDDFRVSITGGIGTLINKIVEEK; from the exons ATGGCCTCATACGCTCGTCTTGTCCGCTTCGTCCCCAAATCAGGCGGTGCGCCGTTGATCGGCGAGCCTGTCGACAGTGCGGTCGACGTCGGTCTCGCTAGCTTCGAAGGCAAGCCCATCGAGGTCAATGTCTTTTCTGGCTCGTCGGTAATCAATCCGGGCGAGAAGACTGGCAAGACGGCGAcggtcgagcgcctcctctcACCTCTCGCCCAAGCCGAGGTTGGCACCATCCGCTGTATCGGCCTCAAC TACCGCTCGCACGCAGAGGAGGTCAACATGCCCGTGCCATCTGTGCCGACCGTGTTCATGAAGCCTGCACAGGCACTCGCGGACCCGTACCCCGCTCCGACAGTCATCCCGCGCGTGTTCGTCAAGGATGACGCGGCTGACTACGAgtccgagctcgtccttgttattggcaaggacgccaaggacgttcccgaggccgacgcgctcgactACCTCGCCGGATACACGGCTTGCAACGATGTGTCGTCCCGTGTCCAGCAGTTTGCGACGACGCAGTGGACGTTCTCCAAGTCGTTTGACGGGGCTTGCCCTATCGGACCGGCGTTTGTGTCCAAGGACGCTGTCAAGGATTTCGGCAAGTTGGCAATCAAGGGTATCCACAACGGCAACGTTGTGCAGGAGAGCACCATGGA cgaCCTCATCTTCTCTGTGCCAAAGATCATCTCGTTCCTGTCGCAGGGGAGCACGCTACCAGCCGGCACTATTATTATTACTGGCACACCCGCTGGCGTCGGATGGGGCAAGAACCCCAAGAGTCTCCTGCGTGACGGTGACGACTTCCGTGTGAGCATAACCGGCGGCATCGGCACCCTTATCAACAAGATTGTTGAGGAGAAATAG
- a CDS encoding uncharacterized protein (cytochrome P450) — translation MSSTNLVKLPFTLTPLMSVVLAVAALLIGLAIELSRRRASYAHLPPGPKPHPLTGNVHPSKYPWRSFYQLSKTYGPVITVWAGTRPQVILNDMASATFFLDKHSRDTSDRPPHWAYISSGKRMVLQRHGERWRRMRRALHSLLQPAQSAELRPYQEKAARGVVLDMLNGGTYQDHISTYAATIVVHMAYGRTDRAHYSDPDIAGIVENGDRLGQLLRPGEYRLDAFPWLRFVPGYMSKMNRWNAEELVLFRTALDGVRNGRNNGRVPCFGTYLLDRQKELELNYDEVAYLCGSVFGAGSDTSSAAIQIVIMAAATHPEWQARVQAELDSVTGDQPPGFDDLDQDSVPLLHAFIAESVRWRPVSAGGFTHRTTAPVVYGEYVVPSGTLITGNHWAIHRDEGYYGPNVEEFKPERWLKDGEFNKSMKHVQYGFGRRVCPGQHVANNSVLINSALLLWAFNITESLDKNGKPIPIDTLAFTNTANSHPLKFDVKFTPRHAHLADLVRGDYL, via the coding sequence ATGTCGAGCACGaacctcgtcaagctccCCTTCACCCTCACCCCGCTCATGAGCGTGGTTCTAGCCGTTGCAGCCCTCCTGATCGGGCTGGCGATCGAGCTAtctcgccggcgcgccTCATACGCCCATCTGCCGCCCGGCCCCAAGCCACACCCACTTACAGGCAACGTTCATCCGTCAAAGTATCCATGGCGCTCATTCTACCAACTCTCCAAGACGTACGGCCCAGTTATTACCGTGTGGGCCGGCACACGGCCACAGGTAATCCTCAACGACATGGCTAGTGCGACGTTCTTCCTGGACAAGCACTCGCGGGACACATCCGACCGCCCCCCGCATTGGGCCTACATCTCGAGCGGGAAGCGCATGGTCCTCCAGCGCCACGGCGAGCGGTGGCGCCGTATGCGCCGTGCCCTCCACTCTCTCCTGCAACCCGCACAGTCCGCCGAACTCCGCCCATACCAGGAGAAGGCTGCGCGTGGGGTCGTGCTGGACATGTTGAACGGCGGTACGTACCAGGACCACATTTCGACATATGCCGCGACGATCGTCGTGCACATGGCCTATGGACGGACGGACAGGGCCCACTACTCGGACCCAGACATTGCGGGGATTGTCGAGAACGGTGACCGGCTCGGCCAACTCCTCCGCCCAGGCGAGTACCGGCTCGACGCATTCCCGTGGCTCCGCTTCGTGCCGGGATATATGAGCAAGATGAACCGCTggaacgccgaggagcttgtcCTCTTCCGGACCGCTCTCGACGGCGTTCGGAACGGACGCAACAACGGTCGCGTGCCCTGCTTCGGCACGTATTTGCTGGACAGGCAGAAGGAGCTCGAACTGAActacgacgaggtcgctTATCTCTGTGGCAGCGTATTTGGCGCTGGGTCCGACACGAGTAGCGCCGCCATCCAGATCGTGATCATGGCTGCGGCTACACATCCGGAATGGCAGGCTCGCGTCCAGGCCGAACTGGACAGCGTGACGGGTGACCAACCGCCTGGATTCGATGATCTCGACCAGGACTCGGTGCCACTCCTCCACGCCTTTATTGCAGAGAGTGTTCGCTGGCGCCCCGTCTCGGCTGGCGGGTTCACCCACCGCACGACAGCGCCAGTCGTGTATGGCGAATACGTCGTGCCCTCCGGTACCCTCATCACCGGTAACCACTGGGCGATCCACCGAGACGAGGGATACTATGGTCCCAACGTTGAGGAATTCAAACCCGAACGTTggctcaaggacggcgagtTCAACAAGTCGATGAAGCACGTGCAGTACGGCTTTGGCCGACGAGTCTGTCCCGGTCAACACGTCGCGAACAACAGCGTGCTCATCAACTCGGCGCTGCTTCTCTGGGCGTTCAACATCACTGAATCCCTGGACAAGAATGGCAAGCCGATCCCGATCGACACCCTGGCATTCACCAACACGGCCAACTCTCACCCTCTCAAGTTTGACGTCAAGTTCACGCCGCGCCACGCGCATCTTGCAGACCTCGTCCGCGGCGACTACCTCTAG
- the POS5 gene encoding uncharacterized protein (ATP-NAD kinase), with amino-acid sequence MRTTIAWRTTFGIGRYLGGRRGVHLLRDLPQPTAKQLLRKPRLLPIPEPRGSESLSSYRLTRWTAQPTSMLIVHKPDDERVRSTMRDVLSMLTKTYPQLRLLVEPHTARDHPEFDQLVVVDKKDVSLLPENTHLVLTLGGDGTVLHVANLFSQGECPPVLCFSMGSLGFLLPFHISQLNPAVQRTLTGPVPILNRMRVECKPQAPDGSLLERCGPKSRSGWQVMNEVSLHRGRHPHLAVVDMYFDGQHLTEAVSDGLLLSTPTGSTAYSLSAGGPISHPEADALLLTPIAPRSLSFRPIVLPGHGVVRLEISPRARAPAELSIDGREVCLLNAHESVVIRKSPFPIPCVERVGQGTGWVRDINSLLQFNVGFVNKSLEDPGH; translated from the exons ATGAGGACAACAATAGCGTGGCGTACCACGTTTGGCATAGGCCGGTATCTCGGAGGTCGTCGTGGTGTACATCTCCTGCGCGACTTGCCTCAGCCAACAGCTAAACAGCTTCTGAG GAAACCGAGGTTGCTCCCCATACCAGAGCCGCGGGGGAGCGAGTCACTGTCCTC GTATCGTCTGACGCGCTGGACGGCGCAGCCAACGTCTATGCTCATAGTGCATAAgccagacgacgagcgtgTGCGCTCTACCATGCGCGATGTGTTGTC AATGCTCACCAAGACGTACCCCCAACTTCGCCTGCTGGTAGAGCCGCATACCGCGCGCGACCACCCCGAGTTCGACCAGCTGGTTGTTGTCGATAAGA AGGACGTCAGCTTGTTGCCAGAGAACACACACCTCGTTCTGACTCTCGGTGGTGACGGGACAGTGCTCCACGTCGCCAACTTGTTCAGCCAAGGCGAGTGCCCGCCCGTACTGTGCTTCTCGATGGGGTCACTCggcttcctccttcccttccaCATCTCGCAGCTCAATCCGGCTGTCCAGAGAACCCTCACAGGGCCTGTCCCCATCCTGAATAGGATGCGCGTCGAGTGCAAGCCTCAGGCGCCTGACGGGAGCCTGCTCGAGCGGTGCGGGCCCAAGAGCCGAAGCGGATGGCAGGTCATGAATGAGGTGTCGCTGCACCGCGGGCGGCATCCACACCTCGCGGTTGTCGACATGTACTTTGACGGGCAACACTTGACCGAGGCAGTG tcggacggccttctcctctctACGCCGACAGGGTCCACCGCATACTCGCTCTCCGCTGGAGGACCAATCTCGCATCCCGAAGCGGACGCCCTCCTGCTCACACCTATTGCTCCGCGGTCACTCAGTTTCAGACCAATAGTTCTTCCCGGACATGGCGTGGTGCGGCTCGAGATCAGTCCGCGCGCCCGTGCACCAGCCGAACTATCGATCGACGGGCGCGAGGTGTGCCTTCTCAACGCACACGAGAGTGTTGTGATCCGCAAGTCACCGTTCCCCATCCCATGCGTAGAACGCGTCGGCCAGGGTACGGGGTGGGTGCGGGACATCAACTCGCTCCTCCAGTTCAATGTGGGTTTCGTCAATAAGAGTCTGGAAGATCCGGGGCATTAG
- the RPS29 gene encoding uncharacterized protein (Ribosomal protein S14p/S29e), which produces MPLSKRRTSWPPRIASSLKPRQNPRQRQNRVFREQHQQSNMAHSNVWFSRPRNYGKGSRQCRVCAHRAGLVRKWGLDMCRQCFREKSKAMGFVKFN; this is translated from the exons ATGCCACTCTCCAAACGCCGAA CGAGTTGGCCACCAAGGATTGCCTCAAGCCTCAAGCCTCGCCAAAACCCACGTCAACGAC AAAACCGCGTCTTCCGCGAACAACATCAGCAAAGCAATAT GGCTCACTCCAACGTTTGGTTCTCCCG CCCCCGTAACTACGGCAAGGGCTCGCGCCAGTGCCGCGTCTGCGCCCACCGCGCCGGTCTCGTCCGCAAGTGGGGCCTTGACATGTGCCGTCAGTGCTTCCGCGAGAAGTCCAAGGCTATGGGCTTCGTCAAG TTCAACTAA
- a CDS encoding uncharacterized protein (Pumilio-family RNA binding repeat) — MSEVVGGGWNLEFAKPPPSPKLPLQTSRPTFNPRPFLSCTPSRGYPSSHLSLNRSGSLEFGHSRIPLHIVPNTQSMTTSPRKPNGTDGKPGNPSFEVNGLASSPSIGERTETSTPKPENLSADELVRLEQKRVERFEQRRRLEAQLNALDAEAERDELLANGGNAASIAASAPTSPLGARAPQDSSQERAPITGPVAPIGQGRDMNGAKSMPASRRTSGYGPTFGMEKLSLSVLNPGGRKWDEVDDDDVDAESAQKSVSYLAMNDDDPFPSLKDSGLSAASAALDLAPLPQASSRAFGSRPFDTTLKTSEWSPFPVPGPGRGGLTSPLSNTSLMGGADDTPRDAMMGGSRKTSPTGLADSISSLPAMPSKSVPSTPFGLGPGAANIPGPKRTGTSPLGNDGFTQAQRGFSNPDLARAFANKGAGSYGLDGGPRPYQPDPLYSSMGLPGGGQGGSNFMPQGGYDNYGFDDDSFGSGALYPAGMMGMKNKRAEADREFNRFSGMRLEDLQGEILSLCKDQHGCRYLQKKLEEGDPTHRDMIFRETYGHFPELMIDPFGNYLCQKLLEHATEEQRSAIIDSVANDLVGISLNMHGTRAVQKMVDFLAQPRQPKQIRTLIYALSVNVVALIKDLNGNHVIQKCLNKLIPEDNQFIYNAIATNLIEVATHRHGCCVLQRSIDHASPGQRVQLVTEIIFNSLYLVQDPFGNYVIQYILDLNDARFSEPLIRTFVGNVCSLSVQKFSSNVVEKCIRVADPEIRKVLVTEVLNRSRLEKLLRDSYGNYVIQTILDYCEIGQRMVLVEAIRPILPSIRNTPYGKRIQSKLQREDASFNYGGAGGGGGGGGGGGGYGRGGYNNRNSGGYHPRHIGRPQLQHINALTEVYGASGGAPFMGGSGYGRGTAGGPAHHGPQAGGGPAFHGREIHSHSGMSYHAPGPDGQPWLHLRGPGGHPAPNWSNPGGGPAGIDPLPATAPSDGDPVLAAQAAAAAVTERAGQGQPTPPLWQDPSYMYANGGHLPPLM; from the exons ATGTCCGAGGTTGTCGGTGGTGGTTGGAATCTTGAGTTCG CGAAacctcccccttcccccaagCTCCCTCTCCAAACCTCCAGGCCAACCTTCAACCCTCGCCCCTTTTTGTCTTGCACGCCGAGTCGCGGTT ACCCCTCGTCTCACCTTAGCCTTAATCGTTCCGGATCTCTCGAGTTTGGAC ACTCGCGGATCCCACTCCACATCGTCCCAAACACACAGAgcatgacgacgtcgccgcgcaAGCCAAACGGCACCGATGGCAAGCCGGGCAACCCCTCGTTCGAGGTGAACGGCctggcctcctcgccctcgatcGGAGAG CGCACCGAAACCTCCACGCCCAAGCCGGAGAACCTCTCGGCCGACGAGTTAGTTCGCCTCGAGCAGAAGCGTGTGGAGCGCTTTGAgcaacgccgccgcctcgaggctcAGCTCAACGCCCTTGACGCGGAGGCTGAGCGTGACGAGCTTCTTGCCAACGGTGGCAATGCAGCCAGCATTGCCGCATCCGCACCCACGTCGCCGCTCGGCGCCCGGGCGCCGCAGGATTCGTCCCAGGAGCGTGCGCCCATTACCGGCCCCGTTGCTCCCATCGGCCAGGGCCGCGATATGAACGGCGCCAAGAGCATgcccgccagccgccgcacCAGCGGCTACGGCCCTACTTTCGGTATGGAGAAGCTTTCGCTCAGCGTTCTCAATCCTGGGGGCAGAAAGTGGGATGAagtggacgacgacgacgtcgacgcggagAGTGCTCAGA aaTCCGTAAGCTACCTCGCCATGAACGATGACGACCCGTTCCCGTCGCTCAAGGACTCGGGTCTGTCCGCGGCTTCGGCTgctctcgacctcgcgcccCTTCCCCAAGCGTCGTCACGCGCGTTCGGCTCGCGTCCATTCGACACGACTCTGAAGACGTCCGAGTGGAGCCCGTTCCCCGTGCCCGGCCCCGGTCGCGGTGGCCTGACGTCGCCCTTGTCCAACACCTCGCTCATGGGTGGCGCTGACGACACTCCACGTGACGCCATGATGGGTGGCAGCCGCAAGACCTCTCCCACTGGGCTTGCCGACAGCATTTCGAGCCTCCCCGCCATGCCCAGCAAGTCGGTCCCATCGACGCCGTTTGGTCTTGGTCCTGGCGCTGCCAACATCCCCGGCCCCAAGCGCACGGGTACCAGTCCCCTGGGCAATGACGGTTTCACGCAGGCCCAGCGTGGCTTCTCCAACCCGGACCTTGCTCGCGCCTTTGCCAACAAGGGGGCTGGCAGTTACGGCCTTGACGGTGGTCCTCGCCCTTATCAGCCGGACCCGCTGTACTCGTCCATGGGCCTGCCTGGtggcggccaaggcggcaGCAACTTCATGCCCCAGGGTGGCTACGACAACTATGgcttcgacgacgactcgttTGGCTCGGGTGCCCTCTATCCTGCCGGCATGATGGGCATGAAGAACAAGCGGGCAGAGGCCGACCGCGAGTTCAACCGCTTCTCTGGCatgcgcctcgaggaccttcAGGGCGAGATCCTCTCGCTCTGCAAGGACCAGCATGGTTGCCGGTACCTGCAGAAGAAGCTTGAGGAGGGTGACCCCACCCACCGTGACATGATCTTCCGCGAGACGTACGGCCACTTCCCCGAGCTAATGATCGACCCCTTTGGCAACTACCTGTGCCAgaagctgctcgagcacgcTACCGAGGAGCAGCGCTCGGCCATCATTGACTCGGTTGccaacgacctcgtcggcatctCGCTTAACATGCATGGCACTCGTGCTGTTCAGAAGATGGTCGACTTCCTCGCGCAGCCCCGCCAGCCCAAGCAGATCCGCACTCTGATCTACGCCCTCTCTGTTAACGTCGTGGCGCTTATCAAGGACCTCAACGGCAACCATGTCATTCAGAAGTGCTTAAACAAGCTTATCCCCGAGGACAACCAATTCATCTACAACGCCATCGCGACTAACCTCATCGAGGTTGCTACCCACCGCCACGGCTGCTGCGTACTTCAGCGCTCGATCGACCACGCGTCGCCGGGCCAGCGTGTCCAGCTTGTCACGGAGATTATCTTCAACTCGCTCTATCTTGTCCAGGACCCCTTCGGCAACTACGTCATCCAGTACATCCTCGACCTGAATGACGCCCGGTTCTCCGAGCCCCTCATTCGCACCTTTGTCGGCAACGTCTGCAGCCTGTCTGTGCAAAA gttCTCGTCCAATGTTGTAGAAAAGTGTATTCGCGTGGCCGACCCCGAGATCCGTAAGGTTCTCGTTACAGAGGTGCTCAACCGCTCCCGTCTCGAGAAACTTTTGCGCGACAGCTACGGCAACTACGTTATCCAGACCATTCTCGATTACTGCGAGATTGGCCAGCGTATGGTG ctcgtcgaggctATTCGGCCCATTCTCCCGTCGATTCGCAACACGCCGTACGGCAAGCGCATCCAGTCCAAGCTTcagcgcgaggacgcgtcGTTCAACTACGGCGGTGCcggcggtggcggaggtggtggcggtggcggtggtggctATGGACGTGGCGGTTACAACAACCGCAACTCCGGCGGCTACCACCCTCGCCACATTGGCCGTCCTCAGCTGCAGCACATCAACGCGCTAACCGAGGTATACGGTGCCTCGGGCGGCGCTCCGTTCATGGGCGGCAGCGGCTACGGCCGCGGTACAGCTGGCGGCCCTGCTCACCACGGCCCTCAGGCCGGTGGTGGTCCCGCTTTCCATGGCCGTGAGATCCACAGCCACAGCGGCATGAGCTACCATGCTCCCGGCCCTGACGGCCAGCCATGGCTCCACCTCCGTGGTCCTGGTGGCCACCCTGCGCCTAACTGGAGCAACCCTGGTGGCGGCCCTGCTGGCATCGACCCCCTCCCCGCGACCGCACCGTCCGATGGTGACCCGGTACTCGCTGCTcaggccgccgccgcggccgtgaCTGAGCGCGCCGGCCAGGGCCAGCCTACGCCCCCCCTCTGGCAAGACCCATCGTACATGTACGCGAATGGTGGACACCTCCCCCCGCTCATGTAA